The following are encoded in a window of Ictalurus punctatus breed USDA103 chromosome 13, Coco_2.0, whole genome shotgun sequence genomic DNA:
- the zeb1b gene encoding zinc finger E-box-binding homeobox 1b isoform X2, producing MSTCAVSNYSNVLEGQSDSDDEDKLHIVEEDATPMDGADGESVAHDDDANGPDDRWDEVKEECVSEEDERSRDALVEEMLQQGDTAVIFPEAPEDEPRQGTPETSGHDENGTPDAFSQLLTCPYCSRGYKRYTSLKEHIKYRHEKSEDNFSCSLCSYTFSHRTQLDRHMSAHKAGRDQRHVTQTGGGGNRKFKCTECGKAFKYKHHLKEHLRIHSGEKPYECPNCKKRFSHSGSYSSHISSKKCIGLISVNGRPRPSPTTGGTKTPQCPSPSLPSSPATARTQIRDKLDHSKPLQEQLPITQIKSEPLDYEYKPVVVAPAAPGGVNGVFQGGAAAPLQGAVQAVVLPTVGLVSPISINLGDLQNMLKVAVDGNVIRQVLENAQAKGQPANTGRVAIAQAPQQVIQAISLPIVDQDGTTKIIINYSLDPSQAQAALQNLKKEPVGQNTDSCKAERLPEDLTVKSKTTRDKTTITVDEEWQQEKGKLYNHTTDKHCVKEEQEVNGTHLEEKSEDADGLCPGQPPLKNLMSLLKAYFALNAEPTKEALAKISESVNLPTDIVRKWFEKMQNGQIPMEISTATPQKEQSNGIDINGTPEETQKSVSEQDSKRNQEEEEEMELRSPAEGTTAGISGAENGPTSPLPLNLSADGPVPAQTAEEGEGPLDLSLPKSVAAANTTSAHSVYSAQDEPLNLVCTKKEVLSNASTSTAIYASQTSANPLNIVTTQLPTLVAITKQGPGQCLRTLTTTKQTILIPQLAYTYTTTASSPAGGDTPQKAILQVNGVKEEKQEAGSEAASVLEEQTDSDSGPVRKKMKKTDNGLYACDLCDKIFQKSSSLLRHKYEHTGKRPHECGICSKAFKHKHHLIEHLRLHSGEKPYQCDKCGKRFSHSGSYSQHMNHRYSYCKKEAHGQNLVQRDEEEENPNEEQAGAASTTASPPSQVDSDERGSSAREDEESEEEDVMGSGSMVDEDEIQVVRIGEEGGEDEEDTGEQYRMEEMDTGNEEAVRENGGHEEDTVESQEEGEEDGEMMKVVVMQDDEGDEEEQTEITEAMDMQENIGEEKAEDEGENVNEEGGNEGTTPSENGDVK from the exons tgAAAGAAGAATGTGTGTCAGAGGAGGATGAGAGAAGTAGGGATGCTCTTGTTGAGGAAATGCTTCAGCAGGGAGACACTGCCGTCATCTTCCCAGAGGCACCAGAAGATGAACCACGCCAAGGAACACCGGAGACCAGCGGCCATGATGAGAATG gcacaCCAGACGCGTTTTCTCAGCTCCTCACCTGTCCCTACTGCTCCCGCGGCTACAAGCGCTACACGTCTCTGAAGGAGCACATAAAGTATAGACACGAGAAGAGCGAGGACAACTTCAGCTGCTCACTTTGCAGCTACACTTTCTCCCACCGTACACAGCTCGACCGACACATGAGCGCACACAAAGCAGGCAGAGACCAG CGGCATGTAACCCAAACAGGGGGTGGAGGAAACCGTAAGTTTAAGTGCACTGAATGTGGCAAAGCTTTCAAGTACAAACACCACCTGAAAGAACACCTGCGTATCCACAGTG gAGAGAAGCCATACGAGTGCCCCAACTGTAAAAAGCGTTTCTCTCACTCCGGCTCCTACAGTTCCCATATCAGCAGCAAGAAATGCATTGGCCTCATTTCCGTCAATGGCCGACCTCGACCCTCGCCAACCACAGGAGGCACCAAAACCCCTCAGTGTCCTTCACCATCCCTGCCCTCCTCCCCTGCCACTGCCCGGACTCAGATCCGGGACAAACTGGACCATAGTAAACCCCTGCAGGAGCAGCTCCCTATCACACAGATTAAGTCTGAGCCATTGGACTATGAGTACAAGCCTGTGGTAGTTGCCCCAGCTGCCCCTGGAGGAGTAAATGGGGTTTTCCAAGGAGGGGCAGCAGCACCCCTACAGGGAGCAGTTCAGGCTGTGGTCCTCCCCACTGTAGGACTGGTCTCCCCAATCAGCATTAATCTAGGGGACTTGCAGAACATGCTGAAGGTGGCAGTGGATGGGAATGTGATCAGGCAGGTGTTGGAGAATGCCCAGGCCAAAGGCCAGCCTGCAAACACTGGCAGAGTGGCTATTGCACAGGCTCCTCAGCAAGTCATCCAAGCCATCAGTCTTCCCATTGTTGACCAGGATGGTACCACCAAGATCATAATCAACTACAGCCTTGACCCCTCGCAGGCTCAGGCAGCTCTGCAGAACTTGAAGAAAGAGCCGGTGGGCCAGAATACAGACTCCTGCAAGGCTGAACGACTACCTGAGGACCTGACGGTTAAAAGCAAGACAACCAGGGACAAAACCACCATCACTGTGGATGAAGAGTGGCAGCAAGAGAAGGGCAAACTCTACAATCACACAACAGACAAACACTGTGTCAAGGAGGAACAGGAGGTTAATGGAACACACTTGGAGGAGAAGTCTGAAGATGCTGACGGACTGTGTCCTGGGCAGCCCCCATTGAAGAACCTTATGTCCTTGCTTAAGGCTTACTTTGCCTTAAACGCAGAACCCACCAAGGAAGCGCTGGCAAAGATATCAGAGTCAGTCAATCTCCCTACCGATATTGTCAGGAAGTGGTTTGAGAAGATGCAGAATGGGCAGATTCCAATGGAGATCTCCACAGCCACACCCCAGAAAGAACAGTCTAATGGAATAGACATTAATGGCActccagaggaaacccaaaaGTCGGTGTCAGAGCAGGACAGCAAAAGGAAccaagaggaggaagaggagatggAGCTTCGTAGCCCAGCAGAGGGCACTACAGCTGGGATAAGTGGAGCAGAAAATGGCCCCACATCCCCTTTACCACTAAATCTATCTGCAGATGGGCCTGTGCCAGCCCAGACAGCAGAGGAAGGAGAGGGACCTCTTGATTTGTCTCTCCCAAAATCTGTAGCAGCAGCAAATACAACCAGCGCTCACTCTGTTTACTCAGCTCAGGACGAGCCTCTAAACTTGGTTTGCACAAAGAAGGAAGTGCTCAGCAATGCAAGCACCAGCACTGCCATCTATGCCAGCCAAACAAGTGCCAATCCCCTGAACATTGTGACCACTCAACTGCCCACCCTGGTGGCTATCACCAAGCAAGGCCCTGGGCAGTGTCTGCGTACCCTCACCACCACTAAACAGACCATCTTAATCCCACAGCTAGCCTACACCTACACCACTACAGCCTCCAGCCCAGCAGGGGGTGACACACCACAGAAGGCCATACTGCAAGTCAACGGTGTTAAG gaggagaAACAGGAGGCTGGTTCAGAGGCAGCCTCTGTGCTGGAGGAGCAAACAGACTCAGACTCCGGGCCGGtgaggaagaagatgaagaagactGACAATGGCTTATATGCCTGTGACCTGTGTGACAAAATCTTCCAGAAGAGCAGCTCGCTGCTTCGGCATAAATACGAACACACAG GTAAACGTCCTCATGAATGCGGGATCTGCAGCAAAGCTTTCAAACACAAGCACCACCTGATCGAGCACCTGCGTCTGCACTCGGGAGAAAAGCCGTACCAGTGTGACAAGTGTGGCAAGCGCTTCTCTCACTCCGGCTCCTACTCGCAGCACATGAACCACCGCTACTCATACTGTAAGAAGGAGGCACACGGCCAGAACCTTGTGCAGAGggacgaagaggaggagaaCCCCAACGAAGAGCAGGCTGGAGCAGCAAGCACCACCGCCTCGCCCCCGTCTCAGGTGGACTCGGATGAACGAGGAAGCAGTGCCAGAGAGGACGAGGAGAGCGAGGAGGAAGACGTGATGGGCTCGGGGAGCATGGTGGACGAGGACGAAATTCAGGTGGTGAGGATCGGCGAGGAAGgaggagaggatgaggaagacACCGGAGAGCAGTACAGGATGGAGGAGATGGACACAGGAAATGAGGAGGCGGTTAGGGAGAATGGAGGACATGAGGAGGATACAGTGGAAAGTCAAGAAGAGGGagaagaagatggagagatGATGAAAGTCGTTGTGATGCAGGATGATGAGGGAGATGAAGAAGAGCAGACGGAAATCACAGAAGCGATGGACATGCAGGAAAACATAGGAGAGGAAAAAGCCGAGGATGAAGGAGAAAATGTGAATGAGGAGGGTGGAAATGAAGGAACCACACCCAGTGAAAATGGAGATGTGAAATGA
- the zeb1b gene encoding zinc finger E-box-binding homeobox 1b isoform X1 — protein MADGPRCKRRKQANPKRTSVSNYSNVLEGQSDSDDEDKLHIVEEDATPMDGADGESVAHDDDANGPDDRWDEVKEECVSEEDERSRDALVEEMLQQGDTAVIFPEAPEDEPRQGTPETSGHDENGTPDAFSQLLTCPYCSRGYKRYTSLKEHIKYRHEKSEDNFSCSLCSYTFSHRTQLDRHMSAHKAGRDQRHVTQTGGGGNRKFKCTECGKAFKYKHHLKEHLRIHSGEKPYECPNCKKRFSHSGSYSSHISSKKCIGLISVNGRPRPSPTTGGTKTPQCPSPSLPSSPATARTQIRDKLDHSKPLQEQLPITQIKSEPLDYEYKPVVVAPAAPGGVNGVFQGGAAAPLQGAVQAVVLPTVGLVSPISINLGDLQNMLKVAVDGNVIRQVLENAQAKGQPANTGRVAIAQAPQQVIQAISLPIVDQDGTTKIIINYSLDPSQAQAALQNLKKEPVGQNTDSCKAERLPEDLTVKSKTTRDKTTITVDEEWQQEKGKLYNHTTDKHCVKEEQEVNGTHLEEKSEDADGLCPGQPPLKNLMSLLKAYFALNAEPTKEALAKISESVNLPTDIVRKWFEKMQNGQIPMEISTATPQKEQSNGIDINGTPEETQKSVSEQDSKRNQEEEEEMELRSPAEGTTAGISGAENGPTSPLPLNLSADGPVPAQTAEEGEGPLDLSLPKSVAAANTTSAHSVYSAQDEPLNLVCTKKEVLSNASTSTAIYASQTSANPLNIVTTQLPTLVAITKQGPGQCLRTLTTTKQTILIPQLAYTYTTTASSPAGGDTPQKAILQVNGVKEEKQEAGSEAASVLEEQTDSDSGPVRKKMKKTDNGLYACDLCDKIFQKSSSLLRHKYEHTGKRPHECGICSKAFKHKHHLIEHLRLHSGEKPYQCDKCGKRFSHSGSYSQHMNHRYSYCKKEAHGQNLVQRDEEEENPNEEQAGAASTTASPPSQVDSDERGSSAREDEESEEEDVMGSGSMVDEDEIQVVRIGEEGGEDEEDTGEQYRMEEMDTGNEEAVRENGGHEEDTVESQEEGEEDGEMMKVVVMQDDEGDEEEQTEITEAMDMQENIGEEKAEDEGENVNEEGGNEGTTPSENGDVK, from the exons tgAAAGAAGAATGTGTGTCAGAGGAGGATGAGAGAAGTAGGGATGCTCTTGTTGAGGAAATGCTTCAGCAGGGAGACACTGCCGTCATCTTCCCAGAGGCACCAGAAGATGAACCACGCCAAGGAACACCGGAGACCAGCGGCCATGATGAGAATG gcacaCCAGACGCGTTTTCTCAGCTCCTCACCTGTCCCTACTGCTCCCGCGGCTACAAGCGCTACACGTCTCTGAAGGAGCACATAAAGTATAGACACGAGAAGAGCGAGGACAACTTCAGCTGCTCACTTTGCAGCTACACTTTCTCCCACCGTACACAGCTCGACCGACACATGAGCGCACACAAAGCAGGCAGAGACCAG CGGCATGTAACCCAAACAGGGGGTGGAGGAAACCGTAAGTTTAAGTGCACTGAATGTGGCAAAGCTTTCAAGTACAAACACCACCTGAAAGAACACCTGCGTATCCACAGTG gAGAGAAGCCATACGAGTGCCCCAACTGTAAAAAGCGTTTCTCTCACTCCGGCTCCTACAGTTCCCATATCAGCAGCAAGAAATGCATTGGCCTCATTTCCGTCAATGGCCGACCTCGACCCTCGCCAACCACAGGAGGCACCAAAACCCCTCAGTGTCCTTCACCATCCCTGCCCTCCTCCCCTGCCACTGCCCGGACTCAGATCCGGGACAAACTGGACCATAGTAAACCCCTGCAGGAGCAGCTCCCTATCACACAGATTAAGTCTGAGCCATTGGACTATGAGTACAAGCCTGTGGTAGTTGCCCCAGCTGCCCCTGGAGGAGTAAATGGGGTTTTCCAAGGAGGGGCAGCAGCACCCCTACAGGGAGCAGTTCAGGCTGTGGTCCTCCCCACTGTAGGACTGGTCTCCCCAATCAGCATTAATCTAGGGGACTTGCAGAACATGCTGAAGGTGGCAGTGGATGGGAATGTGATCAGGCAGGTGTTGGAGAATGCCCAGGCCAAAGGCCAGCCTGCAAACACTGGCAGAGTGGCTATTGCACAGGCTCCTCAGCAAGTCATCCAAGCCATCAGTCTTCCCATTGTTGACCAGGATGGTACCACCAAGATCATAATCAACTACAGCCTTGACCCCTCGCAGGCTCAGGCAGCTCTGCAGAACTTGAAGAAAGAGCCGGTGGGCCAGAATACAGACTCCTGCAAGGCTGAACGACTACCTGAGGACCTGACGGTTAAAAGCAAGACAACCAGGGACAAAACCACCATCACTGTGGATGAAGAGTGGCAGCAAGAGAAGGGCAAACTCTACAATCACACAACAGACAAACACTGTGTCAAGGAGGAACAGGAGGTTAATGGAACACACTTGGAGGAGAAGTCTGAAGATGCTGACGGACTGTGTCCTGGGCAGCCCCCATTGAAGAACCTTATGTCCTTGCTTAAGGCTTACTTTGCCTTAAACGCAGAACCCACCAAGGAAGCGCTGGCAAAGATATCAGAGTCAGTCAATCTCCCTACCGATATTGTCAGGAAGTGGTTTGAGAAGATGCAGAATGGGCAGATTCCAATGGAGATCTCCACAGCCACACCCCAGAAAGAACAGTCTAATGGAATAGACATTAATGGCActccagaggaaacccaaaaGTCGGTGTCAGAGCAGGACAGCAAAAGGAAccaagaggaggaagaggagatggAGCTTCGTAGCCCAGCAGAGGGCACTACAGCTGGGATAAGTGGAGCAGAAAATGGCCCCACATCCCCTTTACCACTAAATCTATCTGCAGATGGGCCTGTGCCAGCCCAGACAGCAGAGGAAGGAGAGGGACCTCTTGATTTGTCTCTCCCAAAATCTGTAGCAGCAGCAAATACAACCAGCGCTCACTCTGTTTACTCAGCTCAGGACGAGCCTCTAAACTTGGTTTGCACAAAGAAGGAAGTGCTCAGCAATGCAAGCACCAGCACTGCCATCTATGCCAGCCAAACAAGTGCCAATCCCCTGAACATTGTGACCACTCAACTGCCCACCCTGGTGGCTATCACCAAGCAAGGCCCTGGGCAGTGTCTGCGTACCCTCACCACCACTAAACAGACCATCTTAATCCCACAGCTAGCCTACACCTACACCACTACAGCCTCCAGCCCAGCAGGGGGTGACACACCACAGAAGGCCATACTGCAAGTCAACGGTGTTAAG gaggagaAACAGGAGGCTGGTTCAGAGGCAGCCTCTGTGCTGGAGGAGCAAACAGACTCAGACTCCGGGCCGGtgaggaagaagatgaagaagactGACAATGGCTTATATGCCTGTGACCTGTGTGACAAAATCTTCCAGAAGAGCAGCTCGCTGCTTCGGCATAAATACGAACACACAG GTAAACGTCCTCATGAATGCGGGATCTGCAGCAAAGCTTTCAAACACAAGCACCACCTGATCGAGCACCTGCGTCTGCACTCGGGAGAAAAGCCGTACCAGTGTGACAAGTGTGGCAAGCGCTTCTCTCACTCCGGCTCCTACTCGCAGCACATGAACCACCGCTACTCATACTGTAAGAAGGAGGCACACGGCCAGAACCTTGTGCAGAGggacgaagaggaggagaaCCCCAACGAAGAGCAGGCTGGAGCAGCAAGCACCACCGCCTCGCCCCCGTCTCAGGTGGACTCGGATGAACGAGGAAGCAGTGCCAGAGAGGACGAGGAGAGCGAGGAGGAAGACGTGATGGGCTCGGGGAGCATGGTGGACGAGGACGAAATTCAGGTGGTGAGGATCGGCGAGGAAGgaggagaggatgaggaagacACCGGAGAGCAGTACAGGATGGAGGAGATGGACACAGGAAATGAGGAGGCGGTTAGGGAGAATGGAGGACATGAGGAGGATACAGTGGAAAGTCAAGAAGAGGGagaagaagatggagagatGATGAAAGTCGTTGTGATGCAGGATGATGAGGGAGATGAAGAAGAGCAGACGGAAATCACAGAAGCGATGGACATGCAGGAAAACATAGGAGAGGAAAAAGCCGAGGATGAAGGAGAAAATGTGAATGAGGAGGGTGGAAATGAAGGAACCACACCCAGTGAAAATGGAGATGTGAAATGA